The sequence CCTGCAGCGCACGGGGGTGCGCTCGATCGTGCACCTCGCCGGGCCGACGGACTGGTTCGACGCCCGGGCGCGGCGCAGCGGCTTCACCGCGGCGCTCGAGGCGCTGGGGCTCGACGGGGAGGTGGTCGGCGCGGGCGACTGGACCCCGTGCTCGGGCTACGAGCTCACCGGCTCGCTGCTGCGCTCGGGGCGGCCCGAGGCGATCTTCGCCGCGAACGACATGATCGCGATCGGCGTGCTGCATGCCCTGCACGAGCACGGCCTGCGGGTTCCCGAGGACGTCGCCGTGGTCGGCTTCGACAACACCCTCGGCGCCGAGTTCCTGGTCCCGTCGCTGACCACCGTCGACCAGCCGTTCGCCGAGGTGGGCCGGGCGGCGCTGCGCCATCTGGTGGGCATGCTCGAGGAGGACCGTCCCGCGGCGGACGTGCCCCGCACCCTGCCGCCGCGCCTCGTGGTGCGCCGCTCCACCCGCCCGGAGCGCACCCACTGACGCCGCCGCCGATCCACCCGGCGGACCCGCTGATGTGAACGTTGACATCACCCCGGCCGGATGGTTCAGTGGGCGTCATGACGCACGCCGCCGTGACCCCCGCACCCCGCCCCGAGACGGCCGCCCTGATCGCCGAGGGCCGCGCGCACCTCGGCCTCGAGCTCGGCTCCACCCGCATCAAGGCCGCCCTGATCGACGACGGCGGCGCCGTGCTGGCCACCGGCTCGCACGCCTGGGAGAACCAGCACGTCGAGGACAGCTGGACCTACTCCCTCGAGAGCGTCCATGCCGGCATCGGCGACTGCTACGCGGATCTCGTGCGGGACGTGCGCGAGCGCCACGGCGTGGAGCTCACGCAGCTGGCGAGCGTGGGCATCTCCGCGATGATGCACGGCTACCTCCCCTTCGACGCCGAGGGGACGCTGCTGACCCCGTTCCGCACCTGGCGCAACACCTACACCTCCGAGGCCGCCGCCGAGCTGAGCCGGGCGCTGGGCCGGAACATCCCGCTGCGCTGGAGCATCGCCCATCTGCTGCACGCGATCCGCGGCGGGGAGGAGCACGTGCGCGACCTCGCCGAGCTCACCACGCTGGCCGGGTACGTGCACCGCCGGCTCACCGGACGCTCCGTGCTCGGGGTCGGCGACGCGAGCGGCGTGTTCCCCATCGCCGCCTCCGGCGAAGGCTACGACGCGGAGCTGCTCGAGCGCTTCGGCGCGCTCGAGGGCGTCGCGGAGCTGCCCTGGTCTCTCGCGGACGTGCTGCCCGAGGTGCTCAGCGCCGGGCAGGACGCCGGCTCGCTGACCGCCGAGGGCGCGGCGCTGCTGGACCCCACGGGCGCCCTGCAGCCCGGCGCGGTCGCCGCCCCGCCGGAGGGCGACGCGGGCACCGGCATGGTCGCCACGCACGCCATCGCCCCGCGCACCGGCAATGTCTCCGCCGGCACGAGCGCCTTCGCGATGGTGGTCCTCGAGAAGCCGCTGTCCGGTCCGCGCGAGGAGATCGACATGGTCACCACGCCCGCCGGCGACCCGGTGGCGATGATCCACACCAACAACTGCGCCGGCGACCTCGATGCCTGGCTGGGCCTCTTCGGCCGCTTCGCCGAGCTGCTGGGACGCCCGGCCGACGCGGAGGAGCTGTACGGGATCCTCTTCGGCGCGGGCGCCGAGGGCGAGGCCGACGCCGGCGGCGTGCTGAGCTACAACTACATCTCCGGCGAGCACCAGACGAGGGTCCCCTCGGGCCGTCCGCTGCTGGTGCGCGAGCAGAACGCCCGCTTCACGCTCGAGAACTTCATGCGCGCCCAGCTCTACGGCGCCTTCGGGGCGCTCGCGGTGGGCATGGAGGCGCTGCTGAAGGACGAGGGCGTGCAGCTGGACGTGATGTTCGCCCACGGCGGCATCTTCCGCACCGCGGGCGTGGCCCAGCAGGTGCTGGCCGATGCGATCGCGACCCCGGTCGCCGTCGGCGAATCCGCCGGCGAGGGCGGGGCGTGGGGCATGGCGCTGCTCGCCGCGTTCACCGCCGCCCGCCAGGGCGCGGCCGGCTCGGCCCCCGCCTCGCTGAGCAGCTTCCTCGCGGAGCAGATCTTCGCCTCCCAGGAGCTGTCCACCCTCGAGCCGCAGGAGGCCGGCATGGCCGGCCACGCGCAGTGGCTGGACGCCTACCGCGCCGCGCTGCCCGTCGAGCGCCGCGCCGGCGAGCTGCTCGCCTGACCGGCCGCCCTCTCCCCTGCCGCCCCGACTCGTCCCCCTCCCCTCTCACCGATCCAGGAGTCCCCGATGACCCTCGTCCTCACCGAGCTGCCCTCGTCCACCCAGGAGGCGGTCGCCGCGACCCGTGAGCGCGTCGCCGCGCTGCACGCCGAGCTGCCCCGCAACGAGCTGGTGGTCTGGACCGCCGGGAACGTCTCCGAGCGGGTGGCCGCCACCGATCCCGCGGTGCCCGGGCTGATGGTGATCAAGCCCTCCGGCGTCTCCTACGACGAGCTGGCCGCCGAGAACATGGTGGTCTGCACCCTCGACGGCGAGAAGATCGACGACGGGACCCCCGCGAGCCTCGTGCCCTCCTCGGACACCGCCGCCCATGCCTACGTCTACGCGCACATGGAGGAGGTGGGCGGCGTGGTCCACACCCACTCCACCTACGCCACCGCCTGGGCCGCGCGCGGCGAGGAGATCCCCTGCGTGCTCACGATGATGGGCGACGAGTTCGGCGGGCCGGTCCCCGTCGGCCCCTTCGCGATCATCGGCGACGACTCCATCGGACGCGGCATCGTGGAGACCCTGGAGGGTCACCGCAGCCCCGCCGTGCTGATGCAGAACCACGGCCCGTTCACGATCGGCAAGGACGCCCGCGCCGCGGTCAAGGCCGCGGTGATGGTCGAGGAGGTGGCCCGCACGGTGCACATCTCCCGGCAGCTCGGCGAGCCGCTGCCCATCGCCCAGGAGCACATCGACTCCCTGTACGACCGCTACCAGAACGTCTACGGCCAGCACGACCAGAAGGGCTGACCGGCCCGCGCCACCACCACCCGCGGGGCCTTCGCACTCGAGCGTCGCCGCGCTCGACGGTCGCCGCGCTCAGGCGGTGGTGGTGCGCAGCAGCACGATCCCCACCGCGACCAGGCCGCTCGCCGCGACCCCGCGGGTGGTGAGCGGCTCGCGGAACAGCAGCCGCCCGGCGAACACCGCGACGATCACGCCCGTCTCCCGCAGCGCCGAGACCAGGGCCAGCGGTGCGAGCGACTGCGCCCACACCACCACCGCGTAGGCGATCAGCGACAGCACCCCGCCGAGCATCCCCGGCCGCGCGTGGCGCCGCAGCCCGGCGAGGAAGGCGCGCCGGTCGCGGCTGAGCACCCAGCAGGTCAGGGGCACCGTCACGCCCTGCAGCAGGAACAGCCAGGCGGCGTAGCTCAGCGCGTTCCCGGCGCTGCGCACCCCCACGCCGTCCACCAGGGAGTAGGCGGCGACCACCGCGCCCACCACGAGCGCGAGGAGCAGGCCGCGGCGGGTCTGGGTGCGGGAGGAGCGCAGGGCGAGCACCGCGAGCGCGACCACCACGAGCAGCACCGCCAGCAGCTGCCCCGGCGCGAGGCTCTCCCCCAGCCACAGCACCGAGACGGCGGTGACCCCGAGCACGGCGACGCCGCGCATGAGCGGGTAGGCGGTGCCGAAGTCGCTCGCGGCGTAGGCGGCGGTGAGCAGGATCAGGTAGGCCGTCTGCAGCACTGCGGAGAGCAGCAGGGAGGGCACCGCGCCGGCCGCCGGTAGCGGCAGGACCAGGCATGCGAGCCCTCCCAGCAGCAGGTACGCCAGGCCGATGAGGGCCGAGGAGACCAGCCGGTCCGGGATCAGCTTCGCGAGCGCGTTCCAGGTGCCGTGCAGCAGGGCCGCGCCGAGCACGGCCAGCAGGATGCCGCCGCTCACCGCCCGGTCTCGGCCCGGGCGCCGAAGGGGCGGCCGGCGATGGTCCCGAGGTCGATCTCGATGCCGAGCGCCGTCAGGGCGTGCGCCATCACGTCGGCGTGGTCGACGCCGCGCCCGGAGTCCGAGTCGATGCCCGGGCCGGCGGCGACGATCCAGGCGAGGCGCTCGTCCTCGCTGTCGCCGCCGTGGCCGCCGGTCTCGGTGTGGCCGTGGTCGGTCACGACGATGACGGTCCAGTCCTCGCTCTCGCGGTGCGGACGGGCCTCGATCGCCGCGAGCAGCACGCGGAGCTGGGCGTCGCAGGTCTCGACCGCGGCGCGGTAGGCGTCGGTGACGCCCTCGTGGTGGCCCACCCCGTCGGGCAGGTCGTGGTGGGAGAAGACGGCCGCGTGATCGGCGGTCAGCAGCTCCTGGGCCACGCGCCCGGTGACGGCCTCGTCGCAGGCGGCGAGCGCGGCGAGCGGGTCCTGCCCGCCGAGCTCGAGGTGGTGGCCGCCGGGGAAGAGGGGCCCGCCGGAGTCCGTGGTGACCAGCGGCGCCCAGGGTGCCGCGGCGAAGGTGGTGGCCCCCGGCCCGGCGGCGCGCACGCGGCTGAGCACGTCGGGGTGCTCGGCGAAGCGGTGGGAGCGGAAGTCGTTGTCCACCACGCCGTGCTGATCGGCGTGGACGCCGGTCGCGATCGTGGACCACACCGGCCCGGAGATCGTCCGGTTCTTCTCGTGCACGCGCACGGTGCTCTCGAAGCCGCGGGTGGCGAGCCGGTCCAGGTGCGGGGTGCGGGCGGCGCGGCGCACGTCGTCGCGCACCCCGTCCCACCCCATCACGAGGACGTGGGGCGTGCGGTGCTGGGTCTCGGTCATGGGGGTCCTCCTGGTCGCCGGTCCCCGCCGCGCCGGTGGGGCGGCGAGCGGTCGGCACACTACGCACGCGGGACCCGCCCGGCCAGGCCGCACCCATCGGCTCGAGCTTCTGGGGTATAGATGTTCTCTATGAGCATGCTGCAGCTGCGGGCCTTCGACGCCGTCGTCGCCGAGGGCGGGATCGGGGCGGCCGCCCGCGCGCTCGGCGTGAGCCAGCCGACCGTCTCCGCGCAGCTCAGGGCGCTCGAGCAGCAGCACGGGGTGCGCCTGGTGGAGCGGTCCACGGGGGAGCCCACCGCGGTGGGCGAGCGGCTGCGCGAGGTCACCGCGCCGATGATCGCCCTCGAACGCGCCGCCCGCGCCGTGCTCACCGAGGCGGAGGGCAGCGGCGACGGCGTGTTCACGGTGGCGGCCGACGCCCCCTCGCACCTCATGCCCGTCCTGCGCGGGCTTCGCCCGGCCTTCCCGCACACCGTCTTCGAGGTGCGGGCCATGAACTCGAGCACCTCGCTGCGGGCGGTCGAGGCGGGCGAGGTGGATCTCGCGATCGCGGCCGACGTCCCCGAGGCGCCGACACTGCACCGCCGCGAGCTGCAGCGGCAGGACCTCGCCGCTGTGCTGCCGGTGGCTCATCCCCTCGCCCGGGGCAAGACCCTCCCGCTGGCCGCACTGGCCTCCGAGACGATCGTGGCCCGCGAGGAGGGCAGCCGCACCCGCGCAGCGCTCACCCGCGCGGCCCGGACCCAGGGCGTCGCGCTGCGACACGCCGTGGTGGCCGACGACCGCGAGACCATGCTCGCCGCGGTGATCTCCGGCTTCGGCATCGGGATCCTCGCCGAGAACGAGATGATCGACGATCCGCGGATCGTCATGCTCGACCTGCGCCGGCCCACGATCTCGCTCACCGAGCACCTCGTGTGCGCGGCGCACCGCCGCGAGGAGCCGCTGCTGCGGGCGGCCTTCGCCGTCGCCGGCGGCTGAGCACCGTCGGACGCTCCCGCCCGGGGCTCGGACCGGGAGCTCCGAACCACCGCTCCCACCGCGGCTCCGACCAGGGCTCCGACCGGGGCTCCCCGCAGGGGCGCGAGAGCCGCCCGTCGGCCCCGGTCAGCGCTTGACAGTCGCAATGTGAACGTTCACTCTGGGTGTGTCCCGCGCGCCGACGCGACGGGACAGCCGCACCCCTTCGTCGAGGAGTCTTCGTGGACAACCCCTTCACCGCACGCGAGATCTGGTTCCTGACCGGCAGCCAGGGCCTGTACGGCCCCGAGACGCTCGTCCAGGTCGCCGAGCAGTCCCGCACCATCGCCGAGACGCTCGATGCCGCGAGCGACATCCCGGTGAAGATCGTCTGGAAGCCGGTGCTCACCGACCGTGACGCGATCCGCGAGATCGCCCTGGCCGCGAACGCGGACCCGGCCTGCGTGGGCGTCATCGCCTGGATGCACACCTTCTCCCCCGCGAAGATGTGGATCCAGGGCCTGGATGCGCTGCGCACCCCGCTGCTGCACCTGCACACCCAGGCGAACGTCGAGCTGCCCTGGTCCACGATCGACATGGACTTCATGAACCTCAACCAGGCCGCGCACGGCGACCGCGAGTTCGGCTACATCGCCACCCGCCTGGGCGTGGACCGCAAGACCGTCGTGGGCCACGCGAGCGACGAGGGCGTGCAGTCCAAGATCGGCCGCTGGGCCCGCGCCGCGACCGGCTGGGCCGAGATGCACTCGCTGAAGCTCGCCCGCTTCGGCGACAACATGCGGGGCGTCGCCGTCACCGAGGGCGACAAGACCGAGGCGGAGCTGCGCCTCGGCGTCTCCGTGAACACCTGGGGCGTCAACGACCTGGTCACAGTAGTGGATGCGGTCGACGACCGAGATGTCGATGCGCTGGTCGCCGAGTACGAGGAGCTCTACGAGGTCGCCCCCGAGCTGCGGAAGGGCGGGGAGCGCCACGAGTCGCTGCGCTACGGCGCCCGCCAGGAGATCGGGCTGCGCACCTTCCTCGAGGAGGGCGGCTTCGGCGCCTTCACCACGAACTTCGAGGACCTCGGCGGTCTGCGCCAGCTCCCGGGCCTGGCCGTGCAGCGCCTGATGGCCGACGGCTACGGCTTCGGCGCCGAGGGCGACTGGAAGACCGCCATCCTGGTGCGGGTCGCCGCGGTGATGGGCCACGGCCTGCCCGGCGGCGCCTCCCTCATGGAGGATTACACCTACGAGCTCACCCCGGGCAGGGAGAAGATCCTCGGCGCCCACATGCTCGAGGTCTCCCCCTCGCTGACCACCCAGAAGCCCACGCTGGAGATCCACCCGCTGGGCATCGGCGACCGCGAGGACCCGGTGCGGCTGAAGTTCACGGCCGACCCCGGCCCCGCCGTGGTGGTGGCGCTGAGCGACATGCGCGAGCGCTTCCGCCTGGTGGCCAACGTGGTCGACGTGGTCGAGCCCGATGAGGAGCTGCCGAACCTGCCGGTGGCCTGCGCCGTCTGGGAGCCGAAGCCGGACTTCGCGACCTCCGCCGAGTGCTGGCTCACCGCCGGCGCCGCCCACCACACCGTGATGAGCAACGCCGTGGACCTCGAGACCTGGGAGGACCTCGCGACGATCGGCGATCTCGAGCTCGCGATCATCGACGAGGACACCACGGTGCGCTCCTTCGCCCAGGACCTGCGCACCAACCAGGTCTTCCACCGCCTCGCCCAGGGCTTCTGAGCGACCCGGCCGGGCAGGGCGCGACCCCGCCCCCGCCCGGCCCCGCGGGGGCGCCCCGCCGACCGACGACACCCTGGAGCGACGATGCCCACCTCGACCCCCGCCGACCACACCCTGGGCGGCCCCGGCCGCAGCTGGTCCGGGACCGTGGACTACGGCCCCGGCCCGCTGCACACCCCGACCGGCCTCGAGGAGCTGCGGGCGCTGATCGCGCGCAGCCCGCGGATCCGGGCGCTCGGCACCCGGCACTCCTTCTCCACGGTCGCCGCGAGCGACGCGGACCTCGTCACCCTCACCCGGATGCCCGCCGATCTGGACATCGACAGCACCGCCGGGACCGTGCGGGTCGCGGCCGGGGTGCGGTACGGCGAGCTCGCCCTCTCCGCCCACGCCCAGGGCCTGGCGCTGCCGAACATGGGCTCGCTGCCCCACATCTCGGTGGGCGGGGCGAGCGCCACCGGCACCCACGGCTCCGGGGACGCCGAACGCTCCCTCGCCTCCGCCGTGCGGGCGATCGACATGGTCACCGCCGACGGGGACCTGCTCACCCTCTCCCGCGAGGACGACCCGGAGATCTTCGACGGGGCGGTGCTGGCCCTCGGCGCGCTCGGCGTGGTCACCCACCTCACGCTCGACCTGATCCCGGCCGCGCCGATGCGCCAGAGCGTCCACCTCGACTTCCCCGCCGCGCGCATGGGCCAGGAGGACCTCGCCGCGATGCTCGCCGGCGGCACCAGCGTGAGCCTGTTCCACCACTGGGAGGGGCACATCGCCCAGGCCTGGGTGAAGCAGGTCGTCGGCCGGGACGAGGAGCTGCCGGAGACGTGGCTGGGCGGGCGGCGCGCCCGTCGGCCCGTGCACCCGCTGCCGGGGATGCCCGCGGACTTCTGCACCGACCAGAGCGGCGCGCCGGGCCCCGCCCATGAGCGGCTGCCGCACTTCCGCCTCGAGTTCACCCCGAGCAACGGCGAGGAGATCCAGTCGGAGTACTTCGTGGCCCGGGAGGACATCGCCCCCGCCCTCGCCGCGGTGATGCCGCTCGGGGAGCGGATCCGGCCGCTGCTGCACGCCTCCGAGGTGCGCACCGTCGCCGCGGACGAGCTCTGGCTCTCCCCCGCGCACCGGCGGGACAGCGCCTGCGTGCACTTCACCTGGAAGCAGCGCCCCGAGGAGGTCGCAGCGCTGCTGCCCGCGATCGAGGAGCGCCTGGCCCCCTTCGCGCCGCGCCCGCACTGGGGGAAGGTGTTCACCACCGCACCGGAGCAGGTGCGTGCGCAGTACCCGCGGCTCGCGGACTTCCTCGCCCTGCGCGAGCGGCTGGATCCGCAGCGCGTGTTCACCAACGCCTACGTCGAGCGGCTGCTCGGGGCCTGAGCCCCGCCCCGCCGGATCATTCCCACCTCACGGAGCCCACATGACCCGCCTGCCCTCCGCCCCTGCCGGCCTCCCTCCCGCCGACCCGTCCCGCCCGCCGATGGGCTGGAACTCCTGGGACAGCTACGGCACCTCCGTCACCGAGGCCGAGGTGCTCGCCAACGCGCACTTCCTCGCCGAGCACCTGGCCCCGCTGGGCTGGGACACCGTGGTCATCGACATCGACTGGTCCGATCCCTCGGCCCGCTCCCACGGCTACAACCAGGACGCCCCGCTGACGATGGACGAGCACGGCCGCCTGCTGCCGGACCCGGCTCGCTTCCCGAGCGCCGCGGGCGGCGCCGGCTTCGGCCCGCTGGCCGAGAAGATCCACGCCCTCGGGCTGCGGCTCGGCATCCACGTGATGCGCGGGATCCCGCGCCGGGCGGTCGCCGAGAACACCCCGCTCCTGGGCACCGACCTGCGCGCCGCCGACGTCGCCGATCCCACCAACGCCTGCGAGTGGAACCCGCACATGGTGGGCCTCGACCACAGCGTGGAGGGAGCGGGCGCCTACTACGACTCGGTGCTCGCGCTGTACGCCGAATGGGGCGTGGACTTCCTCAAGGTCGACGACATGCTGTGGCCGTATCAGGCCGCGGAGATCGAGGCCTTCGCCGGGGCGATCGCCCGCTGCGGCCGGCCGATGCAGCTGAGCCTCTCCCCCGGCCGCGACCTGTCCCTGGCCCGCCTGCCGCATCTGCGCGAGCACGCCACGATGTGGCGGATCTGCGATGACCTCTGGGACCGGTGGGAGGACGTCGAGGCGAACTTCTCCCGCTTCGCCCGCTGGGCCCCGCACGCCGGCCCCGAGGGCTGGCCCGACGGGGACATGCTGCCGCTGGGCCGCATCGGGATCCGCGCCGAGCGAGGCGAGCCGCGCGATGACCTGCTCACCCCCGACGAGCGGCGCACCCTGATGACGCTGTGGGTGATCGCCCGCTCGCCGCTGATGGTGGGCGGGGACCTGCCGACCTCGGATCCGGCGACGATCGCGCTGCTGCAGAACGCCGACGTGCTCGCGGTGCACCGCGAGGGGCATGGCGCGCGCGAGGTGTTCCGGGAGGATCCGCTGATCCTGTGGACCGCCGGCGGGCCCCGCGGCGAGCGCTATGTCGCCGCCTTCAACACCGGTGAGGACGAGCTCGCAGTGTCCCTCGACAGTCAGGACGTGGGCCTGCCCGCCGCGCTCGAGGGCGAGGTGCGGGAGTTGTGGTCGGGCGAGATCGTGCCGGCACGTGCGGTGAGCGTGCAGTCCGACGAGGCACGCGGCGTCGCACCCGGCTCGACCGCGCTCGACGTGGTGATCCCGCGTCACGGGGCGGTGCTGCTGCGGTATCCGGCGGTGGGCTGAGCTCACATCGGCGCGTAGCGGGAGCGCAGCACCGAGTAGAGGCCGAAGAGCACGAGGCCGGCGCCGATGACGGCGAGCACCACGGAGCCGGCGGGGAGGTCCGCCATGGTCTTCAGCGCACCGTCGAGCCCGGTCGCCTTCTCCGGATCCGCGCCGAGACCGGCCCAGCCGAACAGCAGGCCCACGCCCACCAGGGCGATGCCCTTGGCGATGTAGCCGAGCACGCCGGTCACCACGATCGCGCGGGCCACCTCCTTGCCGCGGGGCACGCGCAGCTGGTCCTCGAAGCGTCGGCTCGCGCCGAGGTACACGTGGGCGAAACCGATCACGAGCACCACCAGGCCCACGGCGACCACGGCGAGCCGTCCGCCGGCGCTGCCCATCAGCCCGGCGGTCATCGACGAGGTCTGCTCCCCCGAATCGCTGCCGGCACCGGCGGCGAAGCGCAGGGAGGTCACGGCGAGCGCCGCATAGACCACGGC comes from Brachybacterium faecium DSM 4810 and encodes:
- a CDS encoding transcriptional regulator (PFAM: LysR substrate binding domain; Bacterial regulatory helix-turn-helix protein, lysR family); its protein translation is MFSMSMLQLRAFDAVVAEGGIGAAARALGVSQPTVSAQLRALEQQHGVRLVERSTGEPTAVGERLREVTAPMIALERAARAVLTEAEGSGDGVFTVAADAPSHLMPVLRGLRPAFPHTVFEVRAMNSSTSLRAVEAGEVDLAIAADVPEAPTLHRRELQRQDLAAVLPVAHPLARGKTLPLAALASETIVAREEGSRTRAALTRAARTQGVALRHAVVADDRETMLAAVISGFGIGILAENEMIDDPRIVMLDLRRPTISLTEHLVCAAHRREEPLLRAAFAVAGG
- a CDS encoding pentulose/hexulose kinase (PFAM: FGGY family of carbohydrate kinases, N-terminal domain; FGGY family of carbohydrate kinases, C-terminal domain); protein product: MTHAAVTPAPRPETAALIAEGRAHLGLELGSTRIKAALIDDGGAVLATGSHAWENQHVEDSWTYSLESVHAGIGDCYADLVRDVRERHGVELTQLASVGISAMMHGYLPFDAEGTLLTPFRTWRNTYTSEAAAELSRALGRNIPLRWSIAHLLHAIRGGEEHVRDLAELTTLAGYVHRRLTGRSVLGVGDASGVFPIAASGEGYDAELLERFGALEGVAELPWSLADVLPEVLSAGQDAGSLTAEGAALLDPTGALQPGAVAAPPEGDAGTGMVATHAIAPRTGNVSAGTSAFAMVVLEKPLSGPREEIDMVTTPAGDPVAMIHTNNCAGDLDAWLGLFGRFAELLGRPADAEELYGILFGAGAEGEADAGGVLSYNYISGEHQTRVPSGRPLLVREQNARFTLENFMRAQLYGAFGALAVGMEALLKDEGVQLDVMFAHGGIFRTAGVAQQVLADAIATPVAVGESAGEGGAWGMALLAAFTAARQGAAGSAPASLSSFLAEQIFASQELSTLEPQEAGMAGHAQWLDAYRAALPVERRAGELLA
- a CDS encoding uncharacterized AP superfamily protein (PFAM: Type I phosphodiesterase / nucleotide pyrophosphatase) — encoded protein: MTETQHRTPHVLVMGWDGVRDDVRRAARTPHLDRLATRGFESTVRVHEKNRTISGPVWSTIATGVHADQHGVVDNDFRSHRFAEHPDVLSRVRAAGPGATTFAAAPWAPLVTTDSGGPLFPGGHHLELGGQDPLAALAACDEAVTGRVAQELLTADHAAVFSHHDLPDGVGHHEGVTDAYRAAVETCDAQLRVLLAAIEARPHRESEDWTVIVVTDHGHTETGGHGGDSEDERLAWIVAAGPGIDSDSGRGVDHADVMAHALTALGIEIDLGTIAGRPFGARAETGR
- a CDS encoding Integral membrane protein DUF6 (PFAM: Integral membrane protein DUF6), which produces MSGGILLAVLGAALLHGTWNALAKLIPDRLVSSALIGLAYLLLGGLACLVLPLPAAGAVPSLLLSAVLQTAYLILLTAAYAASDFGTAYPLMRGVAVLGVTAVSVLWLGESLAPGQLLAVLLVVVALAVLALRSSRTQTRRGLLLALVVGAVVAAYSLVDGVGVRSAGNALSYAAWLFLLQGVTVPLTCWVLSRDRRAFLAGLRRHARPGMLGGVLSLIAYAVVVWAQSLAPLALVSALRETGVIVAVFAGRLLFREPLTTRGVAASGLVAVGIVLLRTTTA
- a CDS encoding L-arabinose isomerase (PFAM: L-arabinose isomerase); this translates as MDNPFTAREIWFLTGSQGLYGPETLVQVAEQSRTIAETLDAASDIPVKIVWKPVLTDRDAIREIALAANADPACVGVIAWMHTFSPAKMWIQGLDALRTPLLHLHTQANVELPWSTIDMDFMNLNQAAHGDREFGYIATRLGVDRKTVVGHASDEGVQSKIGRWARAATGWAEMHSLKLARFGDNMRGVAVTEGDKTEAELRLGVSVNTWGVNDLVTVVDAVDDRDVDALVAEYEELYEVAPELRKGGERHESLRYGARQEIGLRTFLEEGGFGAFTTNFEDLGGLRQLPGLAVQRLMADGYGFGAEGDWKTAILVRVAAVMGHGLPGGASLMEDYTYELTPGREKILGAHMLEVSPSLTTQKPTLEIHPLGIGDREDPVRLKFTADPGPAVVVALSDMRERFRLVANVVDVVEPDEELPNLPVACAVWEPKPDFATSAECWLTAGAAHHTVMSNAVDLETWEDLATIGDLELAIIDEDTTVRSFAQDLRTNQVFHRLAQGF
- a CDS encoding protein of unknown function (DUF1206) (PFAM: Domain of Unknown Function (DUF1206)) yields the protein MSAARNAREGAEAVEDAAQDVTEHPAFQAVARGGFVMSGIVHALIGAIALRMAFGGSSENADQSGALQAVAAAPGGNILLWIGGIAMAALVLWHLAEAWFGARASSREVKKRVWHVARTLGKAVVYAALAVTSLRFAAGAGSDSGEQTSSMTAGLMGSAGGRLAVVAVGLVVLVIGFAHVYLGASRRFEDQLRVPRGKEVARAIVVTGVLGYIAKGIALVGVGLLFGWAGLGADPEKATGLDGALKTMADLPAGSVVLAVIGAGLVLFGLYSVLRSRYAPM
- a CDS encoding ribulose-5-phosphate 4-epimerase-like epimerase or aldolase (PFAM: Class II Aldolase and Adducin N-terminal domain~TIGRFAM: L-ribulose-5-phosphate 4-epimerase), whose protein sequence is MTLVLTELPSSTQEAVAATRERVAALHAELPRNELVVWTAGNVSERVAATDPAVPGLMVIKPSGVSYDELAAENMVVCTLDGEKIDDGTPASLVPSSDTAAHAYVYAHMEEVGGVVHTHSTYATAWAARGEEIPCVLTMMGDEFGGPVPVGPFAIIGDDSIGRGIVETLEGHRSPAVLMQNHGPFTIGKDARAAVKAAVMVEEVARTVHISRQLGEPLPIAQEHIDSLYDRYQNVYGQHDQKG
- a CDS encoding FAD/FMN-dependent dehydrogenase (PFAM: FAD binding domain; D-arabinono-1,4-lactone oxidase) yields the protein MPTSTPADHTLGGPGRSWSGTVDYGPGPLHTPTGLEELRALIARSPRIRALGTRHSFSTVAASDADLVTLTRMPADLDIDSTAGTVRVAAGVRYGELALSAHAQGLALPNMGSLPHISVGGASATGTHGSGDAERSLASAVRAIDMVTADGDLLTLSREDDPEIFDGAVLALGALGVVTHLTLDLIPAAPMRQSVHLDFPAARMGQEDLAAMLAGGTSVSLFHHWEGHIAQAWVKQVVGRDEELPETWLGGRRARRPVHPLPGMPADFCTDQSGAPGPAHERLPHFRLEFTPSNGEEIQSEYFVAREDIAPALAAVMPLGERIRPLLHASEVRTVAADELWLSPAHRRDSACVHFTWKQRPEEVAALLPAIEERLAPFAPRPHWGKVFTTAPEQVRAQYPRLADFLALRERLDPQRVFTNAYVERLLGA